A single region of the Kineosporiaceae bacterium SCSIO 59966 genome encodes:
- a CDS encoding HoxN/HupN/NixA family nickel/cobalt transporter, with the protein MYGVVLALHLAGFGLFAYYDGEAGSGGGLLYAGAAAAAYALGARHAFDADHIAAIDDTTRYLLQKGQRPLGAGLAFSLGHSTVVLVLSVGVAVATQAAVRFRDDFADTGGLIGALVSGTFLYLIASLNLVVLAGVVRTWRAARSGRHQPEELERLLAQRGLMNRLFRGRYDRLVDRSWKLYVVGLLFGLGFDTATQVAAIGLAAGAAAGGTLPPLAIVALPLVFAAGMSLMDVTDGVFMAKAYSWAFTNPLRKIYYNITMTGLSVFVAFGIGTVQIANLLSERYGLTDVQPFRALAALDLTLIGVLVVATFLVGWVGALVLWKVRRYDERYPPGAAEPDLAGTLPPAPDPRRVG; encoded by the coding sequence ATCTACGGCGTCGTGCTCGCCCTGCACCTCGCCGGCTTCGGGCTGTTCGCCTACTACGACGGCGAGGCCGGCTCCGGGGGCGGCCTGCTGTACGCGGGTGCGGCGGCGGCCGCGTACGCCCTCGGCGCACGACACGCCTTCGACGCCGACCACATCGCGGCCATCGACGACACCACCAGGTACCTGCTGCAGAAGGGGCAGCGGCCGCTCGGCGCAGGGCTGGCCTTCTCGCTCGGGCACTCCACCGTCGTGCTGGTCCTGTCGGTCGGCGTCGCCGTCGCGACTCAGGCAGCCGTACGGTTCCGTGACGACTTCGCCGACACCGGGGGTCTCATCGGCGCCCTGGTCTCGGGGACGTTCCTCTACCTGATCGCCAGCTTGAACCTCGTCGTCCTCGCCGGGGTGGTCCGGACGTGGCGGGCGGCCCGGTCCGGACGCCACCAGCCGGAGGAGCTGGAGCGGCTCCTGGCCCAGCGCGGGCTGATGAACCGCCTGTTCCGTGGCCGCTACGACCGCCTCGTGGACCGCAGCTGGAAGCTGTACGTCGTCGGCCTGCTGTTCGGGCTCGGGTTCGACACCGCCACCCAGGTGGCGGCGATAGGCCTGGCCGCCGGGGCGGCTGCCGGTGGCACGCTCCCGCCGCTCGCGATCGTCGCGCTGCCGCTGGTGTTCGCCGCCGGCATGAGCCTCATGGACGTCACCGACGGCGTGTTCATGGCCAAGGCGTACTCGTGGGCCTTCACGAACCCGCTGCGCAAGATCTACTACAACATCACGATGACCGGGCTGTCGGTGTTCGTCGCGTTCGGCATCGGCACGGTGCAGATCGCGAACCTGCTCTCGGAGCGGTACGGGCTCACCGACGTCCAGCCGTTCCGGGCGCTGGCGGCTCTGGACCTGACACTGATCGGCGTCCTGGTCGTGGCCACGTTCCTCGTCGGCTGGGTCGGTGCCCTGGTGCTGTGGAAGGTGCGCCGGTACGACGAGCGCTACCCGCCCGGGGCGGCCGAGCCCGACCTGGCGGGGACCCTTCCACCGGCCCCTGACCCCCGGCGGGTCGGTTGA
- a CDS encoding beta-phosphoglucomutase family hydrolase, with protein MDGVVTDTAGVHAQAWKQLFDDVLADPRTGPAGEPFDVDADYRRYVDGRSREDGVAAFLASRGIDVPLGTPKDGPSDWTVHGLAARKNELYLELLGRHGVKVFAGTVDLLRRLRAGGVPVALVTASRNAEALLASADLVGVFDVVVDGQVAADEGLPGKPDPAMFLEAARRLGVPAARTAVVEDATSGVEAARRGGFGLVVGVARSGNREQLEGAGADVVVEDVSQLDLGALRTDPWLLVYEGFDPAHEGHREALTALGNGYLGTRGAAPERSADGVHYPGTYLAGVYNRLTSTVHGRQVEDEHLVNAPNWLYLDLRTDVGPWWSEGGLTGSHERRELDLRGGVLTRHAVLTDRAGRRLRLTQRRLVSMARPHLACMQTILVPEGWSGRVAVASGVDTAVRNGNVAEYRALADRHLRTVDTQERGNGTFLVEVETTQSRVRIATAVRTTVAVAGAVPPPAWNAGERPAHRFDLPLRDGEPTTIEKTVAVYTSRDRAISSAGLAAMSEIARAPGGFADLLPDHDAAWARLWQRFGIDLDADRQTRLVLNLHVFHLLQSVSPNTADVDAGVPARGLHGEGYRGHVFWDELFVLPVVTPHLPWVGRALLDYRHRRLDAARRAATRAGLAGAMFPWQSGSDGREETPQQLYNLRSGRWMPDNSRRQRHVGLAVAYNAWQYYQATGDVAWLAHRGADLVVEVARLFASLATYDAADDRFHIAGVMGPDEYHDGYPDAPGQGLRDNAYTNVLAAWVLSRAGDVLALTEGHDCDELRSRLRLRDDEPTAWDHLSRRLAVPLHDGVVSQFAGYEDLLELDWEAYRARYGNIGRLDLILEAEGDTTNRYKLAKQADVLMLVYLLGPDGVLGVLDQLGYQTSPDLLPRTVDYYLARTAHGSTLSRVVHASVLARMDPARAWTTFREALAADLDDTQGGTTSEGIHLGAMAGTIDIVTRSFAGAQLQDGVVAFDPRLPEGLEAAGFTLVHRGQRLRVDVARDRLEVSADPCVANPQVEVRVGSRTLTVPGGGCEAFATA; from the coding sequence ATGGACGGCGTGGTCACGGACACCGCCGGCGTGCACGCCCAGGCGTGGAAGCAGCTGTTCGACGACGTCCTGGCCGATCCGCGCACGGGTCCCGCGGGGGAGCCGTTCGACGTGGACGCCGACTACCGCCGCTACGTGGACGGCCGGTCCCGGGAGGACGGCGTGGCCGCCTTCCTGGCCTCCCGCGGGATCGACGTCCCGCTCGGGACGCCGAAGGACGGACCGTCGGACTGGACCGTGCACGGCCTGGCGGCCCGCAAGAACGAGCTCTACCTCGAGCTCCTCGGCCGGCACGGGGTCAAGGTGTTCGCCGGCACGGTGGACCTGCTGCGCCGGCTGCGTGCCGGCGGTGTGCCGGTCGCCCTGGTGACGGCCAGCCGCAACGCCGAGGCGCTGCTGGCCTCGGCGGACCTGGTCGGGGTCTTCGACGTCGTCGTGGACGGGCAGGTCGCCGCCGACGAGGGGCTGCCCGGCAAGCCTGATCCGGCCATGTTCCTGGAGGCGGCCCGCCGGCTCGGGGTGCCCGCGGCCCGGACCGCCGTGGTCGAGGACGCCACGTCGGGCGTCGAGGCGGCGCGTCGTGGCGGTTTCGGGCTCGTGGTGGGCGTGGCCCGGTCCGGTAACCGGGAGCAGCTCGAGGGCGCCGGGGCGGACGTCGTGGTCGAGGACGTCTCGCAGCTCGACCTGGGCGCCCTGCGGACCGATCCGTGGCTGCTCGTCTACGAGGGGTTCGATCCGGCGCACGAGGGGCATCGGGAGGCGTTGACCGCTCTGGGCAACGGGTACCTGGGTACCCGGGGGGCGGCGCCGGAGCGCTCCGCCGACGGCGTGCACTACCCGGGCACGTACCTCGCCGGGGTGTACAACCGCCTGACGTCGACGGTGCACGGGCGGCAGGTGGAGGACGAGCACCTGGTCAACGCGCCGAACTGGCTGTACCTGGACCTGCGCACCGATGTCGGTCCGTGGTGGTCCGAGGGTGGGCTGACCGGGAGCCACGAACGCCGGGAGCTGGACCTGCGCGGCGGCGTGCTGACACGGCACGCCGTCCTGACGGACCGGGCCGGGCGCCGGCTGAGGCTGACGCAGCGTCGCCTGGTCTCCATGGCCCGTCCCCACCTGGCCTGCATGCAGACCATCCTGGTGCCCGAGGGCTGGAGCGGCCGGGTGGCGGTGGCGTCCGGCGTCGACACCGCCGTCCGCAACGGCAACGTCGCGGAGTACCGGGCTCTGGCGGACCGCCACCTGCGCACGGTGGATACGCAGGAGCGCGGGAACGGCACGTTCCTGGTCGAGGTGGAGACGACCCAGAGCCGAGTCCGCATCGCGACTGCCGTCCGGACGACGGTCGCCGTTGCCGGCGCGGTTCCGCCGCCGGCCTGGAACGCGGGGGAGCGGCCAGCCCACCGGTTCGACCTGCCGCTGCGGGACGGTGAGCCGACCACGATCGAGAAGACCGTAGCGGTGTACACCTCCCGGGACCGGGCGATCTCGTCCGCCGGGCTGGCTGCGATGAGCGAAATAGCCCGCGCACCAGGAGGTTTCGCCGACCTACTGCCCGACCACGACGCCGCGTGGGCGCGACTCTGGCAGCGCTTCGGCATCGACCTGGACGCCGACCGCCAGACGAGGTTGGTGCTCAACCTGCACGTCTTCCACTTGCTCCAGTCGGTGTCGCCGAACACCGCGGACGTCGACGCCGGCGTGCCGGCCCGCGGCCTGCACGGCGAGGGGTACCGAGGTCACGTCTTCTGGGACGAGCTCTTCGTGCTCCCCGTGGTCACCCCGCACCTGCCGTGGGTCGGTCGTGCGCTGCTGGACTACCGGCACCGGCGGCTGGACGCCGCCCGCCGCGCAGCGACCCGGGCCGGGCTCGCGGGCGCCATGTTCCCGTGGCAGAGCGGCAGCGACGGCCGCGAGGAGACCCCGCAGCAGCTGTACAACCTCCGGTCCGGGCGGTGGATGCCGGACAACTCCCGCCGGCAGCGCCACGTCGGGCTCGCGGTGGCGTACAACGCCTGGCAGTACTACCAGGCCACCGGGGACGTCGCTTGGCTGGCGCACCGGGGAGCCGATCTCGTCGTCGAGGTGGCGCGGCTCTTCGCCAGCCTTGCCACGTACGACGCCGCCGACGACCGGTTCCACATCGCCGGCGTGATGGGGCCCGACGAGTACCACGACGGCTACCCGGACGCGCCGGGGCAGGGCTTGCGGGACAACGCGTACACCAACGTGCTCGCGGCCTGGGTCCTCAGCCGAGCCGGTGACGTCCTGGCCCTGACCGAGGGGCACGACTGCGACGAGCTGCGGTCCCGGCTGCGGCTCCGGGACGACGAACCGACCGCGTGGGACCACCTCAGCCGCCGGCTGGCCGTGCCGCTCCACGACGGCGTGGTCAGCCAGTTCGCCGGGTACGAGGACCTCCTCGAGCTGGACTGGGAGGCCTACCGTGCCCGGTACGGCAACATCGGCCGGCTGGACCTCATCCTGGAGGCCGAGGGCGACACCACCAACCGCTACAAGCTCGCCAAGCAGGCCGACGTCCTCATGCTCGTCTACCTGCTGGGGCCCGACGGTGTCCTGGGGGTGCTCGACCAGCTCGGCTACCAGACCTCGCCGGACCTGCTGCCCCGCACCGTCGACTACTACCTCGCCCGCACCGCGCACGGCTCCACCCTGAGCCGGGTCGTCCACGCTTCGGTGCTGGCCCGCATGGACCCGGCGCGCGCGTGGACGACGTTCCGCGAGGCGCTGGCCGCCGACCTGGACGACACGCAGGGCGGGACGACCAGCGAGGGCATCCACCTCGGGGCGATGGCGGGGACGATCGACATCGTCACGCGGTCGTTCGCCGGGGCGCAGCTGCAGGACGGCGTCGTGGCGTTCGACCCGCGGCTGCCGGAGGGGCTGGAGGCGGCGGGCTTCACGCTCGTGCACCGGGGCCAGCGGCTCCGGGTGGACGTCGCCCGGGACCGCCTGGAGGTGTCCGCGGACCCGTGCGTCGCCAACCCGCAGGTCGAGGTCAGGGTCGGGTCCCGGACGCTCACCGTCCCGGGTGGTGGTTGCGAGGCGTTCGCCACGGCGTGA
- a CDS encoding AarF/ABC1/UbiB kinase family protein yields MATGRLSDALTPLVHAGRLSEVATVLWSSGFGWLVDALGLGACVSLRCRLACSTGLRSCPHHVDMDQPLPQRLVEVLGRLGPTYVKVGQLLATRTDYLPAAYADALRSLQDDVPPFPTARAREVVAAALGRPVEDVFVEFDAAPVAAASLSQVHRATLRGGTEVAVKVQRPGIEDRVEADLALLGWLARRLERRRGATLAFRPTAAVGELAEYTRRELDFRNEGRVAMAVARALADDDGVVVPRVHWDLTTATVLTTDLARGRRLAPRAELEAAGLDADRLLQVGARAMLRQIFDVGLFHADPHPGNLLLLDGNRVCFLDFGLHGRLDRRQRRRMAMVLYALVRGDYETVADQLLHVSERLPGADVRAFRAALAELVEGWYGQNPADFSVARLLLGQLGVGSRFGIVFPRELMLLARALVHLEASAAVVDPALGFADLAGPLLPDLRHAVLPGRAELAALWSTSWMDYLALAMELPEALPHLPDLLAARRPDDRAPVRGDRRPARIAPVVAGAAAGLLAGVVARRGVTPWRTPRNHHPGR; encoded by the coding sequence ATGGCTACCGGCCGCCTGAGTGACGCGCTGACCCCGCTCGTGCACGCCGGCCGGCTGAGCGAGGTCGCGACCGTGCTCTGGTCCTCGGGGTTCGGTTGGCTGGTCGACGCCCTGGGCCTGGGCGCCTGCGTGTCGCTGCGGTGCCGCCTTGCCTGCTCGACCGGCCTGCGCAGCTGCCCGCACCACGTCGACATGGACCAGCCGCTACCGCAACGGCTGGTGGAGGTGCTGGGGCGGCTCGGTCCCACCTACGTCAAGGTCGGGCAGCTGCTCGCCACCCGCACCGACTACCTGCCGGCCGCCTACGCCGACGCACTGCGCTCGTTGCAGGACGACGTCCCGCCGTTCCCGACTGCTCGGGCACGCGAGGTCGTGGCCGCCGCCCTCGGGCGGCCGGTCGAGGACGTCTTCGTCGAGTTCGACGCCGCCCCGGTCGCCGCGGCGTCGCTGTCCCAGGTCCACCGCGCGACGCTGCGGGGCGGCACCGAGGTGGCCGTCAAGGTGCAGCGTCCGGGCATCGAGGACCGGGTCGAGGCGGACCTCGCCCTGCTGGGCTGGCTGGCTCGCCGACTGGAGCGGCGCCGCGGCGCCACGCTGGCGTTCCGGCCGACGGCCGCCGTGGGCGAGCTGGCCGAGTACACCCGCCGCGAGCTGGACTTCCGCAACGAGGGCCGGGTCGCCATGGCGGTGGCTCGGGCCCTCGCCGACGACGACGGCGTCGTGGTGCCGCGGGTGCACTGGGACCTCACCACCGCCACCGTGCTCACGACGGACCTGGCCCGGGGACGCCGGCTCGCGCCCCGGGCCGAGCTGGAGGCCGCGGGCCTGGACGCCGACCGCCTGCTCCAGGTCGGGGCCCGGGCGATGCTGCGCCAGATCTTCGACGTCGGCCTCTTCCATGCGGACCCGCACCCCGGCAACCTGCTGCTGCTGGACGGAAACCGGGTCTGCTTCCTGGACTTCGGTCTGCACGGACGGCTCGACCGCCGCCAGCGCCGACGGATGGCGATGGTGCTGTACGCCCTCGTCAGGGGCGACTACGAGACCGTGGCCGACCAGCTGCTGCACGTCTCCGAGCGGCTGCCCGGCGCGGACGTCCGCGCCTTCCGGGCGGCCCTGGCGGAGCTCGTGGAAGGCTGGTACGGGCAGAACCCCGCAGACTTCTCCGTCGCCCGGCTCCTGCTGGGGCAGCTGGGGGTGGGTTCTCGCTTCGGCATCGTCTTCCCCCGCGAGCTGATGCTGCTGGCCCGGGCCCTGGTGCACCTCGAGGCGTCGGCGGCCGTCGTGGACCCGGCGCTGGGCTTCGCCGACCTGGCCGGTCCGCTGCTGCCCGACCTGCGGCACGCCGTGCTGCCGGGCCGGGCGGAGCTCGCCGCGCTGTGGAGCACCAGCTGGATGGACTACCTCGCCCTGGCGATGGAGCTGCCGGAGGCTCTGCCGCACCTGCCGGACCTCCTGGCGGCGCGGCGTCCGGACGACCGGGCTCCGGTGCGCGGTGACCGCCGGCCGGCCCGGATCGCTCCCGTGGTGGCCGGGGCAGCGGCCGGCCTGCTCGCCGGCGTCGTCGCCCGACGCGGTGTCACGCCGTGGCGAACGCCTCGCAACCACCACCCGGGACGGTGA
- a CDS encoding cytochrome c biogenesis protein CcdA, with translation MRVTEIVTTGPLLLAALLALLAGLVSFFSPCCLPLLPGYLSYAAGLVDGGRVPHGQRGGVLVAAPPRSQRIRVLAGTLLFVLGFAAVFTAYGAVLGGVGRFLVSYQDLVIRAAGVVLVVMGVIMLGGLSGTSRALQRLTVHWRPRAGLAGAPLLGAVFGLGWSPCIGPTLAAVLSLTVTTGGAGRGALLSFVYALGIGVPFLVAALSMDAATRWYAPLRRHSHRLVQGGGLVLLVIGLLQVSGVWGRLMALVQSWTAGFVAPV, from the coding sequence GTGCGCGTGACCGAGATCGTGACGACTGGGCCGCTGCTGCTGGCCGCGCTGCTGGCCCTGCTGGCCGGTCTGGTGTCCTTCTTCTCGCCGTGCTGCCTTCCCCTCCTGCCGGGCTACCTCTCCTACGCGGCGGGGCTCGTCGACGGCGGCCGGGTCCCGCACGGGCAACGAGGCGGCGTCCTGGTGGCGGCTCCCCCGCGCAGCCAGCGCATCCGGGTCTTGGCCGGCACCCTGCTCTTCGTCCTCGGCTTCGCCGCCGTCTTCACGGCCTACGGCGCCGTGCTCGGGGGCGTGGGCCGCTTCCTGGTCAGCTACCAGGACCTCGTGATCCGCGCCGCCGGCGTCGTCCTCGTGGTGATGGGCGTGATCATGCTCGGTGGGCTGAGCGGGACCTCCCGGGCACTGCAACGGCTGACCGTGCACTGGCGGCCCAGGGCGGGCCTGGCCGGTGCCCCACTGCTCGGGGCCGTCTTCGGGCTCGGCTGGTCCCCGTGCATCGGGCCGACGCTGGCCGCCGTCCTGTCGCTGACCGTGACGACCGGAGGAGCCGGCCGGGGGGCGCTGCTCAGCTTCGTGTACGCCCTGGGCATCGGCGTCCCGTTCCTCGTCGCCGCCCTGTCGATGGACGCCGCCACCCGGTGGTACGCACCACTGCGCCGCCACTCGCACCGGCTGGTGCAAGGCGGCGGCCTCGTCCTGCTCGTCATCGGGCTCCTCCAGGTCAGCGGCGTGTGGGGACGGCTCATGGCGCTGGTCCAGTCGTGGACGGCCGGCTTCGTGGCGCCGGTCTAG
- the cadA gene encoding cadmium-translocating P-type ATPase: MSRTTLDTSGGAATRRLVLTPPATSPAQADGLPAKLGRLRGVTTADLDAGTLEVVVDRDEVVVDDLLSVLGAGGMRPEVRTVTVPSSRVHCENSAATVAEELRRRPGVVSAQGDAATGTVEVTFVPGLAQEQEIRLWAEGEEVPPAESGTSEAPAGDSALGEAEREYRRLMRKWWFGAAVGVPTMVLSYPWLFPVLRDWFPRGSDQIRLLWAVMGVAALAVLVYSGSQFFTGAWGAIRQRQANMHTLIATGTSIAWVYSTVAVIWPQIFPDESMTEVYYDVTVVVVALVVLGLALEVKARGRSSEAIRKLIGLQARTARVLRDGRELDIPVDEVVVGDLVVVRPGEKVPVDGEVTNGSSALDESMITGESLPVAKGPGDEVIGATINTTGAFTMRATKVGSDTALAQIVRLVQDAQASKVPVQRLVDMVSGYFTPAVMILAIVGFVIWYDFGPQPAAAYAIVVAVTTLIIACPCALGMATPMSLTTGVGKGAEHGILIRSGDALQVTSKLDAVVLDKTGTITWGKPVLTDVVPAGLDAEELLRLAASADKVSEHPLAAAIVAGAEERGLALAAVEDFEAVPGHGVRARLEGQTVLVGNRRLLEGEGIDTAALAEHWQRLADEGKTPVYVGADGRAAGLVAVADTVKPDSVAAIAQLKALGLEVAMLTGDNERTARAIARQVGVDRVLAEVLPQDKSAEVQKLQLEGKKVGMVGDGINDAPALTQADVGFAIGTGTDVAIEAADVTLISGSLNGVVTAVQISKATMRNVWQNLAGAFGYNILGLPIALGLLYPFFGILLSPLLAAAAMSFSSVTVISNANRLKRFTPKEIAS; this comes from the coding sequence ATGAGCAGGACCACGCTGGACACCAGTGGCGGCGCCGCAACGCGCCGACTGGTGCTGACCCCGCCGGCGACCTCGCCGGCCCAGGCGGACGGGCTCCCGGCGAAGCTCGGCCGACTGCGCGGCGTCACGACGGCCGACCTGGACGCCGGCACGCTGGAGGTGGTCGTCGACCGTGACGAGGTCGTGGTCGACGACCTGCTCTCGGTGTTGGGGGCCGGCGGGATGCGGCCCGAGGTGCGCACGGTGACGGTCCCGAGTTCGCGGGTGCACTGCGAGAACTCGGCGGCGACGGTGGCCGAGGAGCTTCGCCGGCGGCCGGGCGTCGTCTCCGCCCAGGGCGACGCGGCGACCGGCACGGTGGAGGTGACGTTCGTCCCCGGCCTCGCGCAGGAGCAGGAGATCCGGCTGTGGGCCGAGGGCGAGGAGGTGCCGCCGGCGGAGTCTGGGACGTCCGAGGCGCCTGCCGGCGACAGCGCGCTGGGAGAGGCCGAGCGCGAGTACCGCAGGCTCATGCGCAAGTGGTGGTTCGGCGCGGCGGTCGGAGTCCCGACCATGGTGCTGAGCTACCCGTGGCTGTTCCCGGTGCTGCGTGACTGGTTCCCGCGCGGGAGCGACCAGATCCGCCTGCTGTGGGCCGTGATGGGGGTGGCGGCGCTCGCTGTGCTGGTCTACTCGGGCTCCCAGTTCTTCACCGGCGCATGGGGCGCGATCCGCCAGCGGCAGGCGAACATGCACACGCTGATCGCCACCGGCACCAGCATCGCGTGGGTGTACTCCACGGTCGCGGTGATCTGGCCGCAGATCTTCCCCGACGAGTCGATGACCGAGGTGTACTACGACGTCACGGTCGTGGTGGTCGCGCTCGTGGTGCTCGGCCTTGCCCTGGAGGTCAAGGCCCGGGGCCGCTCTTCGGAGGCGATCCGCAAGCTGATCGGCCTGCAGGCCAGGACGGCCCGGGTACTGCGCGACGGGCGGGAGCTCGACATCCCGGTGGACGAGGTGGTCGTCGGCGACCTCGTCGTCGTCCGGCCGGGCGAGAAGGTGCCGGTGGACGGCGAGGTCACCAACGGGTCCTCGGCGCTCGACGAGAGCATGATCACCGGGGAGTCGCTGCCGGTGGCCAAGGGACCGGGCGACGAGGTGATCGGGGCGACGATCAACACGACCGGCGCCTTCACCATGCGCGCCACCAAGGTCGGCTCGGACACCGCGCTGGCACAGATCGTCCGGCTGGTGCAGGACGCCCAGGCCAGCAAGGTGCCGGTGCAGCGGCTGGTCGACATGGTCTCCGGCTACTTCACACCGGCCGTGATGATCCTGGCCATCGTGGGCTTCGTCATCTGGTACGACTTCGGGCCGCAGCCCGCCGCCGCCTACGCGATCGTGGTCGCGGTCACCACGCTGATCATCGCCTGCCCGTGCGCGCTCGGGATGGCCACCCCGATGTCCTTGACGACCGGGGTCGGCAAGGGCGCCGAGCACGGCATCCTCATCCGCTCCGGTGACGCCTTGCAGGTGACGTCGAAGCTCGACGCCGTCGTGCTGGACAAGACCGGGACGATCACGTGGGGCAAGCCGGTGCTCACCGACGTCGTCCCGGCCGGTCTGGACGCCGAGGAGCTGCTCCGGCTCGCCGCCTCGGCCGACAAGGTCTCCGAGCACCCGCTGGCCGCGGCCATCGTGGCCGGAGCCGAGGAGCGGGGCCTGGCCCTGGCCGCGGTCGAGGACTTCGAGGCGGTGCCCGGCCACGGTGTGCGGGCGCGGCTGGAGGGGCAGACCGTGCTGGTCGGCAACCGGCGCCTGCTCGAGGGCGAGGGGATCGACACCGCCGCGCTCGCCGAGCACTGGCAGCGGCTGGCCGACGAGGGGAAGACCCCGGTGTACGTGGGCGCCGACGGCCGGGCCGCCGGCCTGGTGGCCGTCGCCGACACCGTCAAGCCGGACTCGGTCGCGGCGATCGCGCAGCTCAAGGCCCTCGGCCTGGAGGTCGCGATGCTGACCGGTGACAACGAGCGCACGGCACGGGCCATCGCCCGCCAGGTGGGCGTGGACCGGGTGCTCGCCGAGGTGCTGCCGCAGGACAAGTCGGCCGAGGTGCAGAAGCTCCAGCTGGAGGGCAAGAAGGTCGGGATGGTGGGCGACGGCATCAACGACGCCCCGGCCCTGACCCAGGCCGACGTGGGCTTCGCGATCGGCACGGGCACCGACGTGGCGATCGAGGCCGCCGACGTGACCTTGATCTCCGGGAGCCTGAACGGCGTGGTGACGGCGGTCCAGATCTCGAAGGCGACCATGCGCAACGTCTGGCAGAACCTGGCGGGTGCGTTCGGCTACAACATCCTCGGCCTGCCGATCGCCCTCGGCCTGCTGTACCCGTTCTTCGGGATCCTGCTGAGCCCGCTGCTGGCCGCGGCGGCGATGAGCTTCAGCTCCGTCACCGTCATCTCGAACGCCAACCGCCTCAAGCGGTTCACCCCCAAGGAGATCGCGTCATGA
- a CDS encoding cupredoxin domain-containing protein yields the protein MSTDQIVVTVVGALLVAGIVWFFWLKKAAGIKAPLTSSGYQEVTILVKGGYTPGTIRVERGTPVRLLFRREETSPCSEQVVLDAFGKNAHLPEGQLVPVEFLPKEPGEYPFTCGMGMLRGTVVVE from the coding sequence ATGAGCACCGACCAGATCGTCGTCACCGTCGTCGGAGCACTGCTCGTCGCCGGCATCGTCTGGTTCTTCTGGCTGAAGAAGGCGGCCGGGATCAAGGCGCCGCTGACGTCCAGCGGCTACCAGGAGGTCACGATCCTGGTGAAGGGCGGCTACACCCCCGGCACCATCCGGGTGGAGCGGGGGACGCCGGTGCGGCTGCTGTTCCGCCGGGAGGAGACCAGCCCCTGCTCCGAGCAGGTGGTCCTCGACGCCTTCGGCAAGAACGCCCATCTCCCGGAGGGGCAGCTGGTGCCGGTGGAGTTCCTGCCGAAGGAGCCGGGGGAGTACCCGTTCACCTGCGGCATGGGGATGCTGCGCGGCACCGTGGTCGTCGAGTGA
- a CDS encoding geranylgeranyl reductase family protein has protein sequence MDRGDRRADAIVVGAGPAGSAAAYYLAQAGLDVLLLEKSRFPREKVCGDGLTPRAVRELVAMGVDVGPGTGWVRNRGLRIHGGGASLQLDWPELAAFPSFGLVRPRLDLDDVLARRAAAAGARLHQATAVTGPVLDERTGRVVGVTARDAAPGGRPGSVLQLRAPLVVAADGVAGRLGLALGLERRPDRPVGVAVRTYATSARHAEEYLETWLDVRDPGAGADRLLPGYGWVFPMGDGTCNVGVGILTADARSRDLDYRTLLRTWTESLPGDLGPERWTSAVRGAALAAGFSRSPQYTRGLLLVGDAAGMVNPFSGEGISYAMESGRLAAEIAVQALARPAAARDRALRAYPRALVDSYGGYFALGRQFVRLIDHPAVMRVAVRRGLGRPTLMRFVFRLLANLSDPHGDAADRVVAAMTRIARSD, from the coding sequence GTGGACCGCGGGGACCGCCGGGCCGACGCCATCGTCGTGGGCGCCGGCCCGGCGGGCTCTGCTGCGGCGTACTACCTCGCGCAGGCCGGCCTCGACGTCCTGCTGCTCGAGAAGTCCCGCTTCCCACGCGAGAAGGTCTGCGGTGACGGCCTCACCCCCCGGGCGGTGCGCGAGCTCGTGGCCATGGGCGTCGACGTGGGCCCAGGCACCGGCTGGGTGCGCAACCGGGGCCTGCGCATCCACGGCGGCGGCGCGTCCCTGCAGCTGGACTGGCCAGAGCTCGCGGCGTTCCCCTCGTTCGGCCTCGTGCGGCCCCGCCTCGACCTGGACGACGTCCTGGCCCGGCGCGCGGCGGCCGCCGGGGCCCGGCTGCACCAGGCGACGGCGGTCACCGGCCCGGTGCTCGACGAGCGCACCGGCCGGGTCGTCGGGGTCACGGCCCGGGACGCCGCGCCCGGCGGTCGGCCGGGTTCGGTGCTGCAGCTGAGGGCGCCGTTGGTAGTCGCCGCCGACGGCGTCGCCGGTCGTCTGGGGCTCGCCCTGGGCCTGGAGCGCCGTCCCGACCGGCCCGTCGGCGTCGCCGTCCGGACCTACGCCACCAGCGCCCGGCACGCGGAGGAGTACCTCGAGACGTGGCTCGACGTGCGAGACCCAGGGGCCGGCGCCGACAGGCTGCTGCCCGGGTACGGCTGGGTCTTCCCGATGGGCGACGGCACCTGCAACGTCGGCGTCGGCATCCTGACCGCCGACGCCAGGTCCCGCGACCTCGACTACCGAACACTGTTGCGCACGTGGACGGAGTCGCTGCCGGGGGACCTCGGTCCGGAGCGCTGGACGTCGGCGGTGCGGGGGGCGGCCCTGGCGGCCGGCTTCAGCCGCTCACCGCAGTACACCCGCGGCCTCCTGCTCGTCGGCGACGCCGCGGGGATGGTGAACCCGTTCAGCGGCGAGGGGATCTCCTACGCGATGGAGTCGGGCCGCCTGGCCGCCGAGATCGCCGTCCAGGCCCTGGCCCGCCCGGCGGCCGCGCGGGACCGCGCGCTGCGGGCCTACCCGCGCGCGCTGGTCGACTCCTACGGCGGTTACTTCGCCCTCGGCCGGCAGTTCGTGCGGCTGATCGACCATCCGGCCGTGATGAGGGTCGCCGTCCGTCGCGGGCTGGGACGGCCCACGCTGATGCGCTTCGTGTTCCGGCTGCTGGCGAACCTCAGCGACCCGCACGGCGACGCCGCCGACCGCGTCGTCGCGGCCATGACCCGCATCGCGCGGTCGGACTGA